Below is a window of Leishmania infantum JPCM5 genome chromosome 2 DNA.
ACGCAAGACGGGCGCCAGCAGTACTGCAGGCACGGTTGGCACGGCtaacggcggcgcagcgactgCGGCCACACCCTCGCAGACGCTGCGGCTCCGCTGCCTGCTGCGTAGCGGTGACTTGAGCTCGCTTGTATCTCTCTTCTATGGCTACCggaaggcgcgcgcggccgGCACTTCAGCACAGGCGACCACCGCCACAACAAATGCGAAAGGCAtcggtgccggtgcggcgaccACGAGTTCCACCgtagcggtgccgccggccCCACCGGACATCACGGCATTGGAGACTGCAGGTGCGaacagcaacgccggcgccgttaCCTGGACGTACGACCGGATTGCAGAGCTGGAACGGCGCAACGCGTCTCTGGCGTCGAACAACGTGTGGCTTGGCACCGTTGTCGTGAAGAACCCTTTCacagaggtggaggaggtgcaggtgTACGGCACGCTGGCGCCATTTCGCACCTTCTCGGCGCCGTCTAAGGTGATGCTAAGGCCCTGCCGAGTGAGCGTGGAGTCGGTACCACGGCCGAGCaccagcgcagctgctccacagGCCTCCACGCACCGCGGTGCACCTCAGGTGGGTTATGTGGGTGAGATCAGCATAACAAACGAGTTTGACGTGTACGTAGCCGAGCTCTCGGTTGTGGTTCTCGTCCACGAGCGCCTCGCTGTGCCCCTGCATATCGACGTGCGCGGAGGGTGCCGCCATGCGGTGGACACGGTATCAcccgatgcagcagcgggcgcaATACCGTCCGTGCCTGATGCAGCGCttgaggacgaggaggccacTGAAACGGACATCGGCACGACATCTGCTTTCAGCGCATCACTGCGGCCAGGAGTGCCGGTTGCCACGTCGTTCCTGACGGAACTCGCCACAGACGGCGCCGGGCCGGTGTCGCTGCCTCACTGCATACACCTTGGCCCTCACGAGACCGTcgtggtgacggtggcgatTCGCCCAGCGGATGTGCGAACGCTTCAGCCAACCCCCATGTCACCGACGACAGCCATCCCCACCGctctgccgacgccgctgtcgttgCCTTCGCTGGAGGAATTCGTGTCCGTGGCATTGGTAGACGAGAACGCCCCGTTCAGCTACGTTGTGAGCCGTGTGAGCGTTGTGACGCCGACGAGTggggcagaggcgctgcccAGCATCGTGCTCAGctccgtcaccaccaccaacacggcagcgacggccaccagtgttgctgctgcgtccgACGCGAGCACGAAGGACGGAGAGGCGGAAGCTCGCCCCAGCGCACCGCTTCCACCAGCCGCGCACCGGGACGACTCGACCGGGCCGCTGATGACGCCTTCGGCCACGTTGGCAGGCGAGGGGCTAACGATGGTACTAACGACGCCGACAGCATCGGATGAGGCACCACAGCAGCTCAGTCTCTCCAGCAGCAAGCAGGCGTCTGACCTGGTCCTCGCCGGCGgtactgcagcagcggcagcgacgggcGAGCCGGAGGCGGAGCCTGCAgccgaggtgctgctgccaccgcaaGGTAGCACGCCATGTGGTTCAGAGGGCGCGGCAGAGGGACCGTTGGTGCCCCTTGCTGGCGTAATCAcgacgctggcgccgtcgcttgcagccgcgccgcgtcAGTGGGTGTTGTCCCTCCGAAACTGCGACGCGTTGCCCGGGTGTGGAGGGGCGTACCTCTTCAACTTCTCTGTTCCGCGCGACGACACATACGAACCAAACATCCTTATCACGAATCACGCGCCGGACAGGACGGTGCGGTACACAGTGCAGGTGATCTCGCAGAGCCCGCAGGTGTGGCTGCTCCTTACCACAACAACGGGGGTACTGGAGGCGGGCgagacgcagccgctgcggttGCAGGTGCTGTCATCCGAGGTCGGCTCCTTCGTCGGCTACGTGGCCATCACGAACACCTGTGATGCACGCGAGGTGGTATACCTGCGCCTGAACGCAGAGGTGTTTGTGCCCGGCACGGCCGAAGGCTTCTTTGACGTCGTTGCCATGAACGATGGCCATcgcctcgccaccaccaacgcGGGGCACAGCGTGTATATGGGCGCACTACACGGCGCTGGTACCAGCCGtgcgctgatggcgctggAGATCGTGAACAAGGGTAGTGTTGCGCTGGAGTTCCCTGTGTCGGTGGTGCATCCGATGCGGCAGGAGTTGCGGCCCATTCCCCAGAGCGTCTGGTAcggcacggcggtggcggcgtcggggCACCGTCGCAGACACGTCGCCTCAGGGATACTGCCTCAACGCATTTCCTTGAACGACGACGGAAGCGCGGCCTCACTCACGTTGCCTCGAGCGTCACGTGCTGCGCTGGATCAGCAGGCTGACCTCACGGCAGTCGGGTCTGCCGccggaacagcagcagcagcaacgcagaAGGGTGCCGTTGATGGAACtgtgcgcaccgccggcggcatcgaGGAAGCCTTGCCCACGACACAGCCGTTTGGTCAGCCGAAGCCACTTCTGTCGCCTCACCACACCAGTCTTCACCATCAACGCGGCGGAGTGCGACCCGGCAGtggcgtggcggctgcgccgacgTCTACCGCCTTATCTTCCACGGCCAGCACCTCTGCCTCCCCGTTTGAGGGTAAACTGATCGTGTGCCAGATCCACGGCGTCCCGACACGCACGGGCCAGAGGTACTTCGTCGTCGACCCGCGCTCTCGCATGCGACTGGCGTTTGTTCTTAGCTGCAACGCACTTCACGACATCCCGGAGGGGTACGGGGTGTTTGGCCAGACCGATGTGGTGTTCCGCTGCAAGCAGGCACGCGATGCTCTATTCAGCTTCAACGTGAAGTTCGAGGCGTACCGACCCACGTTTGCAGTGGCGCTTGAGTACGACATGGACGCGGCGGAGAGGACTGCTGCAAGTGCAGGTGCCGTGGCCGCGCTGAGGTCGGAGGCGGTCGTGAGCTCCGCGGACGCGCTGGAGCCCGTTGACGGCAGCGCATCCCCCAAAGCGTCTGCTGCCCCATCtctgccatcgccgccggcctcgacggcgacgtcgcgctgggccgaggtggaggtggccgTGACAAATCTGAGCCGCAGCCACACGCAGGTGTTCGTGCTGTACACGCAGTCGGAGGTGCTTTCGCTGTCAGTCCCCGGCGCGGGGCCATCGGCTCAcagcgtgtgcgccggcagcgcgctTCTTCCGCCGCTTTCTCGTGCCGTCGCGGAGGACGACGggcacggcgctgccgctgctgcgggcagTAGTGGCGGCCCTGTCTTCGCGCCTTCCGGGGTGGAGATAGCAGTGAGCCCGCAGTCCGTTGGCGTCTTTGCTGTTCGTCTTGATCGGCTGCGAGCAGAGGCGCTCCTGAAGTTCGACAAGGACGAGTCGATGCTGGCCCGCCCCGCGCTGTGCGAGCACGCGTTCCTGTACAATAAGGGCAACCCTCGCGAGCGGGTGCAGCTTCTGTtccggcagcaggcgcttctggcgcagccacggcgccaagctcgcgcagccgccgggtcctcctcggcggtcGACCCTTTATCTCCGACGCTGGCGGATGTGAAGCCGGTGAAGGGTGGCAGCCAACACTTCCGCGAGCGCCACATTTTGGGCTTTGCGCAGCGCTTCTCCGCAGTCATGACGTCGCTGGCGGATCGCGTGCCATTCCTGACGCGGCCAGAGGACGTGGCGGAGTCGGTGAGGTCGCACAAGAGTGTggcaggcagcagcagcaccggtgtgggtggtggaggcggtggcagcggcgcagcaagcACCactgggggagggggaggagatgGCGTGGGCAGCGTCGCGAATGCTGGGGCCGCAGCGGGAGTCGCAGCAATGCGGGTTTCCGCAGGCACCGCAGCGTCCACAGTGGCCGGTGtcaccagcagcgtcgcctcctcgAATTTCAACGTAGCGCATCACTCCACTAGCAGGAACCAGCGTAGTCACCGAGACAGAGACAGTGGCCCTGTTGCACATCGGGGTAACACACACCGCTCCAGGCAGGGCGATTCTTTCCGCGACGACACGTCCGATGGCGGTActgcgagcagcagcagcggcaccagctcCACCACAAGCAGTTGCTCCGGTGATGTggccgacagcgacgacttCGCGAGCGAGAttgcggaggtggcggccgacCGAACACTGGACAGCACGCTCACGGAGGACAACTTCGACCAGCCGTCGCGCGATGGCTGTAACGATGCTAGCGACATCGCAGTAGGGGAGGTGATCGGGGAGAGCGGCGAGAGCGCTGCGACCGGGTGCCCCACAGACGCCcagaacagcagcggcggggcgTCTGGTGACCTTGCCCCTCATGCGCTATTCCGCTCGTCGTCCCACCCATGTATGCGTAGCAGTGAGGGCCCTATCGGTTCGGTGGTCGCGTCGTCCCTCTCATCTCTGCTGCCTTTAGGGACATCACTGGCGCGCTcgagcagcggtggcagccaTCCCAGCAACGAGGACCCCCATTGGTACGACACCCTTATCACATTGCACGACTTGTTGGTTGAGTTGACGTGGCTGTGTGATGAGCTCCTCTTCTACGCGATTCTGCTCCGCAATTCTCGCCATGTGGAGGCGTGCATGGCCTTTCTCGTTTCGGCTGTCGCGCAGCATCCTGTGATggtggcgtggcgtcggcgccgcggcagcaccggtcGCTCTCGTAAGTACGACATCTTTGGGCAGTTCCTTGAAACCCTCGACGCCCTCCCGCGTCTTTCCTCCacgtcttcctcttccgGTTCCTAACGAGCAACCGCAGTCCTGTGAGAGTAGTCGAGTAAGGAATGCGGTGTCAGTGATGCGTGACACCAcggtctctctttctttctgtgtgtgtgtgtatgatGTATGCTGGCTTCCTGTCTCGGGCTCCCCGCCCTCTTCTTGTCTCTTCCACGAAAATGGTGTTCGTGGGAGCAACACACGCCCGCACATCCTCgtccgtctgtctgtgtcgcATGCATGCGCTAAACAGtgtcgtggtggtgacggcgcttGGCTTGTTGATCCGTTGATGTGATGCTGCTTGCTGCTTGCTGCGTGCTGTCCTGACCATCTGCCTCGGTGTCTCGACTTCCTTTTATTTCGTGGATGTCTCTCGTCGACAGTACTTTGAGCTttccgccgccacggcaaaCAGAAAATGCACCGACGCGCGTTttgggaggggagggggaggggcccgATCACAACCCTCCAGGCTGACTTGCCCATCCCACTCTGCAACATGTGCCGCTTGCGCAAGTGCAGGTCAGCagctccctccccaccctgCCAGCCTTCTTGCCgctgtgtacgtgtgcgtgtatgtgtagtgcacgcgctgctttttccacctcctccctctctggcCATTCTTCTTTCGTGTGCTCAAACCACGTCCACATCACTGCCTCCCTGCTTTCGGCGTCAGAGCAGagcccgcccccctccccccccccacacacaccacacacacatacacacgcaccgcgCCTCCTGTGCTCATcaccccaccctccctccctctctctcacctcACATGTCCACTGCAGCGGACCGGCAGGCGTTTCTCCGCCTCATGGGGCTGACGGACGCCGACGTCAGCGACCCTGATCACCAGCCCTGCGCCATCCTCCACTCGCAGACCTCCTCCAGCCACAACGCGACTGACAAGGTGCATCGTGGAGTCAAGTACAACTCGCCGACCGCGTCATCTGTCGCCGGCCTTTCCCACTCTGCGTCTCTCGGTGGGGATGCGATTCAGTTCTCGCTCATGAACACCACGAACACCCTTCGCGACACCTCACCGATCGTCGCTAGCGggccgccatcgtcgtcgcggccTCTCTTCTCTACACCACGCAGTGTGCATtgggaagaggagagcaTCACCACGACCTCACACTcatcgcagctgccgcagcgagcagctgcatcaggctgcaccgccgctgccatcagTGAGGAGCTGAAGGACATTGGGAACCGCTCCTTCGAGGCCGGAGCGTTTCGCGAGGCTGTTCAACACTACACAGCCGCCATCGATGCCTTGGCTGCCAGCACCACACATAGCagcgcggaggtgctgctaCTCAGCGCGTTGCACAGCAACCGCTCCGCCGCTTACTTGCAGGCAGCGCACCAGATGCCCAGCGTCGAGGATGCttatgcgcgtgcgttgtgTGATGCAGACCGAACTgtgtcgctgcgcacgtCGTGGTTCAAGGGGTATGCGAGGCAGGGCGATGCCTACTTCAAGCTGAAGCGctacggcgccgcggcggaggcgtaCGAGATGGCGCTGCAACTCGACCCGCGTAACAAAACCCTGATGAACGCACTCTCAGAATCGCGCCAGCGTGCAAGGCGCGCGGCTAGGGAAgagctggagctgcgccgcacaaTACGCTCGACCACAAGCACGACTTCATCGCTCGCGTCGACTATGACCGGTCaagccggcagcagcacttgGTCTGAGGGCGACccccgcggcggtgcggcagcgtcgcagcaggcgcagacGCTAAGCGACGTGTAcgatggtggtggtcgtcACAGTGGTCAGGCGCAGCAGTTGTGGGCCGCGCTGAAACACGAGGTGGAATCGACGGTGCACGAAGCCACCGGTGATGCCTATagactgcagcagctcgagcGGTTCcgggcgcggtgcagcaagGGAGCTACGCCAACAGCACAGCAAGCTGCAGAGAGGAAAACTTGTGTGAAAAATGCGACTGCCTTGGCTTCCGGAGCACCGGCCTCTGAGTCGATGCGGGAGGCGTCTGTTTCGGGGTCTCGGTTTAGCACAGCAACAAGGCCGGATGTCGACAtgggcaccgctgctgctgccgctgcggcggagcgccGCCATGCGCCGTCTGTTTCGCCGTTCGCCGCCACGGCTCTGTCATCTGAGCCTcatctgccgccgcgtcgccgctcctctgcctctcccgcGGCTGGCGGCCATGCGGCGGCCATGGCCACCTTCGACGAGCCTGTGAAGAACGCTCGCGACGTGCCGTACGAGTTTtccagcgcggccgcctccgcgtatcagcagcggctgctcgaGGCGTTTCGCAAGCGCAAGGCGACGAAACAAtgaggcggctgcggggggtggtggtgacgtGGCGAGGGGAGGGCAACTGCGGTTTCgggcgttggcggcggccaccagcgccgtAATCAGGCCGTATGTCGTTCGCCTTTCTTCCCCATCGCTCGCAGCGCATGcgtccctccccttcccctcctcctcccacgcCTTGTCTGTGTGCTTGACGCCAGCGGTATTCAgcgcccccttctctttctcttcctcctgcgCATGTTCGCTTGCGCGTGAGGgtggggaggcggaggattggggggggggcgtgccGATGTACAGCTCAAATGAATGCCGcacggaggggagggggaggggagccCTCGCTGTGTGGGTATCGAAGACCTTTTCCTTTGTGTATGGATGGGGTGGGAGGCTGCGTCcacatgcatgcgtgcgtgttggcgCCTGTCTTCCCACCCCTTTAATTATCATGGGGTTATGGACTCTCCATTCATCCATCCATCCGCATCAAGGCCTATGTATCTCAACGTTTATCTCTATTTCTctatacgtgtgtgtgtgcgtgtgtctatGCCTGTCGGGGTCTCCGTGTGCGTCTATGTGCGTGCATCGAGCGCGACCCACTGCCCCCGCGCCCACCAccgggtgtgcgcgtgtgggtgcgtgtgccgttCCAGAGCAGCTCCGTGGCTGAGGGTGCCTCCGGCCTGGCCAACTGCGAAACGAAACGCGGTGGCGGGCGTCGGTGCGGACGCCGGCGCGCCTATGCACTCGTCCTCGCGCCATCCATGCCAACCTTTCAGCTGCACAAGTGCGAAGGCGGGTGGCCCTGCCATGCGGACGTGCGTGGACGCGCTCTTGTCCCCGGCCATCGGCCTCGTGGGAAGGGAGGCGTGCATGCGCCGCAGATGCCTTGCCCTCGCCCATCTCGCGCATCACTTCCACGGATGGCGCCTCTCCCTTGCCTCTTTGAATCGACCCCCAAGCCTCGTTCTCcatgcgctgcagccccTCGCGCATCGCACCCGCATTCGCAGATAAGccctcctcccacacacGAACCGGCGGGGCGTGCGGCGGATGGCCTTGGCCAAGCAGCCGTACTACGACTGCGTCGAGCGCACGCTGTTGGCTGCGCTGTGCTTGCAGTCTTTTGCCTCCGACGTGACGGAGGGGTGCGCCGTGCCAGAGGTGGAGCAGGTGCCGCTCGACGCGGGCACCGGTGCCCCGCCGTCTTCATTCCTTGTCCAccgtgccaccgccgacgcagcgTTGCGGTGCCACGcactgcggctgcagtgGAGCAGCGGGGACGAATGCCTCATTGAGGGATCGTGTGACAGCACCCGCGTGTCTTTCTGGTTTGCAGCGGCACACCAGCCCGACGACGCCCTttcggcgcagctgcttaGCGAATACATAGCGTTCTTCTGCTCTCACGGCGCCGCAACCGGTGCACTGCCGATCCTTCGCTGCATCCCGGTGAGAAGGACCTCTGCAGGGAAACCGGCAGCGGATAAGGCAGGCCAAACCACCTACGACGTATCGTTCTTAGTGCTGGCCGAGCACGTGTACAAGTACGGCCGGCAGCCCCTGGCGCGGTCGATACTGACGTTCGTCCAGGAGGTcgaggccgccgtggcgaACGTGAAGGTGTCGCTGAACGccaggcggcgcgcagctgctcagGCGTTTTTCGCACTGCCTGAGTAGGCGGACGGAGagcaggggtgggtgggggcaAGGGGACGGTGGGTTGatgtccgtgtgtgtgttgtgttgtgtgttgtgtgctgtgtgtgtgtgtgtgcacactCCCTGTTAACCGTGTGTCTCAGcctcgcccccttctccacgTGGAGCTCACGGCGGATGAAGAGctcaagcgcgcgcacgacggcggcgataGGCACCTCAGCCCTAATGTGCTGGTGCGCACTCAATCCGTGCCCTCTCCAACACCTCGTTGTTTTCCTCTAGGGCCGATCTCTTCATGTTTCGTTGCTGTAGGTTCCCTTGAGCACGTGGTCTCCGGCTGCCGCCAGGCGGTGGATGCGCCACCACGACGTGTTGACTCTGTTGAATGGAACCGAAGCACCGGGCCGAAGCAGTGTGTTCGCACGTCGCTTCGCTCGGTGGATGTGCGTGTTTCTGGGGGGTGTATGCTctcactcacgcacacgtgccgcctgcgccgaGGTGTCCTCGATCCGGGCAAAATTGTCTTTCAGAGCAGGCGGGTGGGCTCATGGCCCTTCGGTGGTGCGGTGATGCACGACACGCGCACCATGCACATTTCcgttgctcttctttttcctctaCGCTCTGTGCCCCGGATGACGAGTGGGGGGGGCACACATCTCCGTGCGCGGCATCACGCGATCCAGcggccctccctctctccctgccaatgccgaaccacctctggCAGTGACAGGGtgaggcgccgacgacgtggggaggtccGAGCGACGTATCGCTACGggtgtcggcggccaggccCTGGATAGCATTGCGCCGAAGCCACctgagtcggcgcacacGTTTGTGCCATCCACGCTGTAggcagggcggcggcgtggctcgagcgtatcccacccccgcccctcgCAGTGCCCACTGGTGGTGCGGGGAGCctgcgtgctgccgcgcgggggatgcaccaggcgGCGACCTGCGGAGCGGGTGTGTGGGTAGAgcttgaggcaggggccgtgctctcggATAAATGAGTGGGCTCATTGTGCTgtagcgcgtgtgtctagggctgcttcgcacctcGCGATGGGTGCCCATGGCAGGGCTGGAGGCTCGAGAGTGGTGGCTCCCTCGTGCTGTATGGCAGAGACAGGGGCACACGCTGAGGAAAACAAAGAGTGAAGGATATGTagacggctgctgccggtgaTGTTGGACAGACCTCTCCATGACATCTAACTTCTGCATCGCAGCGCGGACAACGACCGTGCGCGCTGTGCTGGTCAGCACACACCGCTCATGCTACGCCgtcatctccctccctccctcctttcctctctctgcctgtgttTTGATTCGATCTTCACGGCGTTGGCTCTCGTGCTTCACACGCcagcgctctctctctcttacccacacccacaccgacacctccttttcttctgcCTTGCAtacggcgcgccgcaccgctgcatcCCGCATCCCTGGACGCACACATTTTCAAAGAGACGCGTGAGCAACGCCCCACACTCAGACCACTGCCGGTGCTTCTTGGCTTTCGTGCGCCCCTCTCCGCTCAGGCTTCCATGTCGGAGGAGCTTATCCTGCAGTGGGCGAAGCGCGTCTCGGACGCTGAGGAGGAGCTTCATCGAATGGAAGAGGACATCAACGCCGTCAAGCAGAAGCGCAAGTTGCTCAAGACAGACATTCGCAAGTACGAAGACGTCGTGGCGAGCGAGAAGTGCGACCTTCTTACCTCGCTAGAGAgggtggaggcgcaggcgaagGATTTGGGTGCGCAGTGCGAGGCGACGCTAACAGAGAAGGACCGTGTGGAGGCGGAGTACATGGCCACTCTGGACGCCTACGAGAACCTACACTTCCTTGTGCGCGAAATCAAGGATGCCGAGGAGCATCTGCAAAGCCGCGACGACCTCGAGGCTTGTCTGCAGCGCGAGAGCGTCACGTgggcggaggaagagcacGCACTGCGCCGTAAGCTTCAccagcttcagcagcagcaagcgcagGCTCGCCGCGCGCAAGAAGCTGAGGTGCGCGAGCTAGAGGCCCAGCTTTCGAACGTCGAGCAACGCCAGCGCGACGAAAGGGCGGGGCGGTGCGTAGAGGTGGCTCAAGCGGCCCGCCGCGTGGTGCACAGCAGTCGTCAGCCGACGCCCGCGTCCCCCAAGCCCGTCACGTCAGCCGAGGAAGACGCCTTCGTGAGCGCCAACGCGGGCGGTGCCTTGCCCATCAGATCTGCGCCGCTCAAGTCGTGCTTGAAGACTcccgtcagcggcagcacaggcAGCAACGCAGCAACTACGGCCCCccgccccaccaccgccgcctcagcgccggtaagccgctgcgcctcgcaGTCGTTAGTgtccgacgctgccgcgagCGGTGTACAGCGACAAGGAGTTGATGGAGGTGATcagccgtcgctgcggtTGCTGCAGGAGATGCGTGCCTACTCGTACGGGGCACCATGCAAGGCCGGCGCTCGCAAGCGCGAGTTCCTGGGAGACGCCACCAACAACCAGTGATGGACCCTCTTGTCGCGGGGTTACCCCTCTAACAGAGACcgcggagaggaggggagcgTGAGGGGGGTGGCGTGGCGCATCGCCCGGGTGATGCGCACTCGCCGGAGCGCACGAGAGCGTAGGCGACAcctcgctgctggagcgccaCGTGCACAAGGCGCAATGCGCGGCCACCGTGATCGCCCTCCTCCCAGCCCCTCCCAGCCCCTCCCAGCCCCTCCCAGCCCCTcccagcccctccccctcccctccccctcccctcccagCCCCGTGGAGGCCTCTCGCATGCCATTCCTTTTGGCCGCCTCgagtgcgcctgcgcggagGCCTTCCCCGCCACTATGCGGCCTACTTAGATTGATAGATAGACACTCGTTCTGCAGTGGCGTTGCCCTCGCGCACGACGGAGGCGTCATGCGTTCCTGcgagtgtgcgcgcgtgcgttgccgccgccttccttcATCTTCCCCCGGGCGCACGTACGCATGACAGCGACGCCTGCTCGTCTGAGCGAGGTGTGCAACAGCGGAGGTTGTGCAAGGCAATACTTCAGCTCAGAGAAACGAAATTTAGGCAGCGTGGTgccggcacacgcagacagaggGTGCACCGATGTGACCTCTGCATGCGAGCGCAGTGGCTCTGTCGGCTTTGCAGGACTCTTGCTGAACAAGAAGCCTGCCACTGTGCGTGCAAGCATGCGCATATGTGTATGTGACGGCGCCCCTGCCGACGTACTGGTTCTCCCCTGCTGCGCATCCGCCCTGACGGTTGTGGGCGATCTCTGCTTGCACTGCACGTGCACGCTTGCAGAACGGCGTCTTCATGCAATGCCGTTACTCATCACTGCTTCGGTGCGGCCTCGCCGTCCGCATTTCATCGCGCGCCGTGCCTGCGTGAGCCGCTCAGCGCAGTCGTCGCACCTCCCCGCTACCATCGCCTCGCCTATGCCTCCCTCTACTCTCCTTTGCTGACTACCTCGCTCTCTTCTGCGTCTACGCGCGGTGCGGCTCGTCGAtttcgccgctgctggactgcctttcgcctcctccccgctcctctctttttcggTGTGGTAGCATGGGCGGCTTGGCTTGAGGAGAGAGTGCGGAGCACAGAGGACGCCGTCGGGGCCGATACTCAGCGGTGAACTCCCTCGAGCGCGTCACGcgcctccctttcctttctcacATGGGGAGAGACCGCACGCACTGTGAGACGAGCTGCGTGTCGGAGAGCAGTTGCACAGTGGCGATGCCCGCACAAGTCCGCAGCTGTAGCGCTGTGGCGTTGGAGCTCAGGCGGGTCGCCTCCGTGGACACCCCCCGCACCTGCAACTGCTTGCTAGCCGCCCCCTGCTCGCCCCCGAGCGAGCCCGGCGGCTTGTCGGCTCAGTCCTCTGCTGCTCCAGACGGTGATAAAGTCCAGAGACcggcgctccgcctcctcgctgcctcATACGAACTGAGGGTTGCCTCTTCGTCGGCTACTGCCCCCGCTTCGACAGAGGTGAGTGACGGGGACGAGGCCGCAGGCCCGAGGCACGTCGGCGAATGTGCGCTCTATGAATGCGTTGCCTCcggggatggggagggggtggatgAGGCTTCTCTCCatgtgcagcgccgcacggcggcgctgcccggTGTCTTCGACGCTGTTTCGGTGCCCTCATCATTCTTCAGCACTGCAACCCTGTTGTCTGCCGCCGACGCGCCTCCATGCATCGTGCTGGCGTGCACGGATGGCAGTGTGCGAGTCCTCGACCCCTTCACGCTCAGCCCCGTAGTGGACCCGCTGCGTGACCTTCACGCGGAGATGCTGACCAGCTGCACGGCGCTTCACTATCCCACTCCACACCTCTTGTGCTCAGCCCATACGGGGTCAGTTTATCTGTATTCGCTCGCAGAACGGTGCGTGacgcaggagctggagggGCACGAGTACGATGCGTGGTGCACGGCGATGCTGCCTACTGGCGGGTGGTGGCCCGCTGCCCCGGCTTCTCCTCCCAATGGAGGCTGCAGCGACCACGACAACATTGACGGTGAAGCAGAGGCTGGTGACATGCCCGCCAGGGCCAGCACAAGCGCGTTGCTCGCGtctggcggcgacgatggtTACTGCAAGCTGTATGATATGCGCACCAACCCCAGCCGCGCCGTTAGCCGCTC
It encodes the following:
- a CDS encoding putative ARP2/3 complex subunit; the encoded protein is MALAKQPYYDCVERTLLAALCLQSFASDVTEGCAVPEVEQVPLDAGTGAPPSSFLVHRATADAALRCHALRLQWSSGDECLIEGSCDSTRVSFWFAAAHQPDDALSAQLLSEYIAFFCSHGAATGALPILRCIPVRRTSAGKPAADKAGQTTYDVSFLVLAEHVYKYGRQPLARSILTFVQEVEAAVANVKVSLNARRRAAAQAFFALPE